The following are encoded together in the Ranitomeya imitator isolate aRanImi1 chromosome 4, aRanImi1.pri, whole genome shotgun sequence genome:
- the LOC138674634 gene encoding nodal homolog 2-A-like: protein MALLSTLICLALIHVVLAIPQGSKGLQDSFYSSKHTHRTNYPLYMMKLYQSIIAGNTTELSGLEHPALQESNTVLSLSARSCTEEGNHWMLSFDMSSISSSSELKLLELRIFFPHFGKKHNITVKIYHWKRGNKKLFMGSFKTNSATKMDDTWKIFNLTRILQNSIHHGEPGLSVEYLPAEEQLQSSGVDTGQTLQHNTEPLDENPLPSDRAMLVVFARDNPNTRHFSSSSLFQTVQSSKYIRTDRTAKSGGVKRQKRNHNPKHNIIVNSMPANAIEVGEPFCRKVDMWVEFHKIEWGDRIVYPRRYNAYRCEGACPIPLNESFQPTNHAFIKSLVKLYDTEKVECSSCIPVKMSAMSMLMYEDEIVVLKHHEDMVVEQCGCN from the exons ATGGCTTTACTGAGCACCCTTATCTGCCTAGCACTTATTCATGTAGTTCTGGCCATTCCCCAAGGGAGCAAAGGATTACAAGACTCATTTTATAGCAGCAAACACACTCATAGAACCAACTATCCACTCTATATGATGAAGCTTTACCAGTCAATAATCGCGGGGAATACAACGGAGCTATCTGGACTGGAGCATCCAGCCCTCCAAGAATCTAATACTGTCCTGAGTCTCAGTGCAAGGA GTTGCACTGAAGAAGGAAATCACTGGATGTTATCTTTTGATATGTCTTCTATCTCCAGCAGCTCAGAACTAAAATTGTTGGAACTCAGAATTTTTTTCCCTCATTTTGGAAAGAAACATAATATCACGGTGAAGATCTACCACTGGAAGAGAGGCAACAAGAAGCTCTTCATGGGATCCTTCAAGACTAACTCGGCAACAAAAATGGATGACACCTGGAAGATCTTTAACTTAACCAGAATTCTTCAAAATTCCATCCACCATGGAGAGCCAGGTCTAAGTGTAGAATATCTACCAGCAGAAGAACAGCTACAAAGTAGCGGTGTAGACACTGGTCAAACTCTACAGCACAACACCGAACCTCTTGATGAGAATCCTTTACCCTCAGACAGAGCCATGCTTGTTGTTTTTGCCAGAGATAATCCAAACACAAGACATTTTAGCTCTTCCAGCCTTTTTCAAACTGTACAGTCCTCAAAGTACATTAGGACAGACAGAACAGCCAAAAGTGGTGGTGTAAAGAGACAAAAGCGGAACCATAACCCAAAACACAACATAATAGTCAACAGTATGCCAGCTAATGCCATAGAAGTGGGTGAACCTTTTTGtagaaaagtagacatgtgggtggaGTTTCATAAGATAGAATGGGGGGACCGAATTGTCTACCCAAGAAGGTACAACGCTTATAGGTGTGAGGGAGCATGTCCAATTCCACTCAACGAGAGCTTTCAGCCAACAAACCATGCTTTTATAAAA AGTTTGGTCAAGCTGTACGATACTGAAAAAGTCGAGTGCTCCTCCTGCATCCCGGTGAAGATGAGTGCAATGTCAATGCTGATGTACGAAGATGAAATTGTTGTATTGAAGCACCACGAGGATATGGTCGTAGAACAGTGTGGATGTAACTAA